From the Neoarius graeffei isolate fNeoGra1 chromosome 1, fNeoGra1.pri, whole genome shotgun sequence genome, one window contains:
- the myl12.1 gene encoding myosin, light chain 12, genome duplicate 1 yields MSSKSRVKAKTARKRPQRATSNVFAMFDQSQIQEFKEAFNMIDQNRDGFVDKEDLHDMLASLGKNPTDAYLEAMMNEAPGPINFTMFLTMFGEKLNGTDPEDVIRNAFACFDEEGTGFIQEDYLRELLTTMGDRFTDEEVDELFREAPIDKKNNFNYVEFTRILKHGAKDKDD; encoded by the exons ATGTCCAGCAAAAGTCGCGTGAAGGCCAAGACTGCCAGGAAGCGCCCTCAGCGCGCGACCTCCAATGTCTTTGCTATGTTCGACCAGTCACAGATTCAGGAGTTCAAGGAAGCCTTCAACATGATCGATCAGAACCGTGACGGCTTTGTGGACAAggaagatctgcatgacatgctGGCCTCACTGG GTAAAAACCCGACTGATGCATATTTGGAGGCGATGATGAATGAAGCTCCTGGGCCAATTAACTTCACAATGTTCCTCACCATGTTTGGAGAGAAGCTGAATGGTACTGACCCAGAAGATGTCATCCGCAACGCCTTTGCCTGCTTTGACGAAGAAGGAACCG GGTTCATCCAGGAGGACTACCTGCGGGAACTTCTGACCACGATGGGTGACCGCTTCACAGATGAGGAGGTTGACGAGCTCTTCAGAGAGGCCCCAATTgacaagaagaacaactttaattATGTGGAGTTCACACGTATCCTCAAACACGGAGCCAAAGACAAGGATGACTAA